The following proteins are co-located in the Komagataeibacter sp. FNDCF1 genome:
- a CDS encoding trehalose-6-phosphate synthase has product MKRLVIVSNRVPVPKEGLRPGGLAVVLMDLLARKGGMWFGWNGTCHSDAAHLPPAIQKAGGVEYATIGLTPAEHRNYYTGFSNSTLWPLMHSLPEHIHFERRELATYWSVNERFCENLLPLLRADDIIWIHDYHLLPLAALLRRHGVRQPIGFFLHTPFPAPDMLATAPDGGTFLRDLLKADLLGFQTADDTANFIFAATRTAGAVPQGEDGLVFEGHMVRVGTFPVEIDPERFAATAREAAESDDLRRLSGSLAGRRLVFGVDRMDPTKGLDHRLAGYERFLETYPQRERQVTFLQIAAESRTDVPSYKALRNTLEHQIGQLNAHRGQADWTPLRFLTRGSPRPTVAGYMRLADIGYITPLRDGMNLVAKEFIAAQDPENPGVLILSRLAGAARQLEAAVLVNPLDHDDMADALERAMLMSADERRERWQACWDSIGTRTALGWGLSFLNILEGAAQG; this is encoded by the coding sequence ATGAAACGGCTCGTCATCGTCTCCAATCGCGTTCCCGTCCCCAAGGAAGGGCTGCGTCCCGGCGGCCTTGCCGTCGTGCTGATGGACCTGCTGGCACGCAAGGGCGGCATGTGGTTCGGCTGGAACGGGACCTGCCACTCCGACGCCGCGCATCTCCCCCCCGCGATCCAGAAGGCCGGGGGCGTGGAATACGCCACCATCGGCCTGACCCCTGCCGAGCACCGCAACTACTACACCGGCTTTTCCAATTCCACGCTGTGGCCGCTCATGCACTCCCTGCCCGAGCACATCCATTTCGAGCGGCGTGAACTCGCCACCTACTGGTCGGTCAACGAACGCTTCTGTGAAAACCTGCTGCCGCTCCTGCGCGCGGATGACATCATCTGGATCCACGACTATCACCTGCTGCCACTGGCGGCCCTGCTGCGCCGCCACGGCGTGCGCCAGCCCATCGGCTTCTTCCTCCATACCCCCTTTCCCGCGCCGGACATGCTGGCGACCGCGCCCGATGGCGGCACTTTCCTGCGCGACCTGCTCAAGGCGGACCTTCTGGGGTTCCAGACGGCGGACGATACGGCCAATTTCATCTTTGCCGCCACCCGTACGGCAGGCGCCGTGCCGCAGGGAGAAGACGGGCTCGTGTTCGAGGGGCACATGGTACGGGTCGGCACCTTTCCCGTCGAGATCGACCCCGAGCGCTTTGCCGCCACGGCGCGGGAAGCAGCGGAATCCGATGACCTGCGCAGGCTTTCCGGCTCGCTTGCGGGGCGCAGGCTGGTCTTTGGCGTGGACCGCATGGACCCCACCAAGGGGCTGGACCACCGGCTGGCGGGTTACGAGCGCTTTCTGGAAACCTACCCGCAGCGCGAGCGGCAGGTCACATTCCTGCAGATCGCGGCGGAAAGCCGGACGGACGTTCCCTCCTACAAGGCGCTGCGCAACACGCTGGAGCACCAGATCGGCCAGCTCAATGCCCATCGCGGGCAGGCGGACTGGACACCGCTGCGCTTCCTGACACGTGGCAGCCCGCGCCCCACCGTGGCGGGCTACATGCGGCTGGCCGATATCGGCTACATCACCCCCCTGCGCGACGGGATGAACCTTGTGGCCAAGGAATTCATCGCAGCGCAGGACCCGGAAAACCCGGGCGTGCTGATCCTCTCGCGCCTGGCGGGGGCGGCCAGGCAGCTTGAGGCCGCCGTGCTGGTCAATCCGCTCGACCATGATGACATGGCCGACGCGCTGGAGCGCGCGATGCTCATGTCAGCCGATGAACGGCGCGAACGCTGGCAGGCATGCTGGGACAGCATCGGCACCCGCACGGCGCTGGGCTGGGGGCTGTCGTTCCTGAACATACTGGAAGGGGCAGCACAGGGCTGA
- a CDS encoding ABC-F family ATP-binding cassette domain-containing protein codes for MASPPLLLLQDITLTLGGAPLLNGAGFGVGPGERLCLVGRNGCGKSTLLRIAAGEIQADDGTVFVQPGTTVRYLPQEPDLSGFATTLDYVRAGMGPGDPEYRAELLLGELGLNGTEDPTTLSGGEARRCALARALAPEPDLLLLDEPTNHLDMPTIEWLERELLSLSSAMVIISHDRRLLETLSRSVVWLDRGITRRLDQGFARFETWREEVLEQEERDSHKLDRQIAREEDWMRYGVTARRKRNVRRVAELAELRNTRRTAIRQPGGLKMEARESDLSGKLVAVAEDISRAYNPAHPVVSHLDLRVLRGDRLGIVGANGAGKSTLLRLLTGLDKPDSGTISIGSALDVVTLDQQRRSLDPDTTLADTLTGGGGDMVQVGSEKRHVIGYMKDFLFRPEQARTPVGVLSGGERGRLMLACALARPSNLLVLDEPTNDLDLETLDLLQDMLATYSGTVLLVSHDRDFLDRVASSILMAEGGGKWVEYAGGYSDMLAQRQDAALATRPRQERAETTSPRTDVAPTASPRQPARKMSYKDKHALEQLPRQMAALEAEIERLRTILSDAGLYARDPAAFTAATTALEKAQADLTAAEERWLELEMLRETLQSS; via the coding sequence ATGGCTTCTCCTCCCCTTCTTCTCCTTCAGGACATTACCCTTACCCTCGGGGGCGCGCCGCTGCTCAACGGGGCGGGATTTGGCGTGGGCCCGGGCGAGCGCCTGTGCCTTGTCGGCCGCAATGGCTGTGGCAAGTCCACCCTGCTGCGCATCGCGGCGGGAGAGATCCAGGCCGATGACGGTACCGTTTTCGTCCAGCCCGGCACCACCGTGCGCTACCTGCCGCAGGAACCCGACCTGTCCGGATTCGCCACCACGCTGGATTACGTGCGCGCAGGCATGGGGCCGGGTGACCCGGAATACCGCGCCGAACTGCTGCTGGGCGAACTGGGGCTGAACGGCACGGAAGACCCGACCACCCTTTCGGGCGGGGAAGCCCGTCGCTGCGCGCTGGCCCGTGCCCTGGCACCCGAACCCGACCTGCTTTTGCTGGATGAACCCACCAACCATCTGGACATGCCCACCATTGAATGGCTGGAGCGCGAACTGCTGTCGCTCTCCTCGGCCATGGTCATCATAAGCCATGACCGCAGGCTGCTGGAAACGCTGTCACGCTCGGTCGTGTGGCTGGACCGGGGTATCACCCGCAGGCTGGACCAGGGATTCGCCCGCTTCGAGACATGGCGCGAAGAGGTGCTGGAGCAGGAGGAGCGCGACAGCCACAAGCTGGACCGCCAGATTGCGCGGGAAGAAGACTGGATGCGCTACGGCGTGACCGCGCGCCGCAAGCGCAACGTCCGCCGCGTGGCCGAACTGGCGGAACTGCGCAATACCCGCCGCACCGCCATCCGCCAGCCTGGCGGCCTGAAGATGGAAGCACGCGAGAGCGACCTGTCGGGCAAGCTGGTGGCGGTAGCCGAGGATATCTCGCGCGCCTACAACCCCGCCCATCCGGTGGTCAGCCATCTGGACCTGCGCGTGCTGCGTGGCGACCGGCTGGGCATTGTGGGCGCCAATGGCGCGGGCAAGAGTACGCTCCTGCGCCTGCTGACGGGACTGGACAAACCCGATTCCGGCACCATCAGCATCGGCAGCGCGCTCGATGTCGTGACACTGGACCAGCAGCGCCGCTCGCTTGATCCCGACACCACGCTGGCGGATACGCTGACGGGCGGCGGGGGCGACATGGTGCAGGTCGGTAGCGAAAAGCGCCATGTCATCGGTTACATGAAGGACTTCCTGTTCCGTCCCGAGCAGGCGCGTACGCCGGTGGGCGTGCTGTCGGGTGGCGAGCGCGGGCGGCTCATGCTGGCCTGCGCGCTGGCGCGGCCATCCAACCTGCTGGTGCTGGATGAACCCACCAACGATCTCGACCTTGAAACGCTGGACCTTTTGCAGGACATGCTGGCCACCTACTCCGGCACGGTACTGCTGGTCAGCCATGACCGCGACTTCCTCGATCGGGTCGCCTCCTCCATCCTGATGGCCGAAGGCGGTGGGAAATGGGTGGAATATGCCGGCGGTTACAGCGACATGCTGGCCCAGCGGCAGGATGCCGCACTGGCCACCCGCCCCCGGCAGGAACGCGCGGAAACCACATCCCCCAGAACCGATGTCGCCCCCACGGCCTCACCCCGCCAGCCCGCGCGCAAGATGTCGTACAAGGACAAGCACGCGCTGGAACAGCTGCCCAGACAGATGGCGGCGCTGGAGGCCGAGATCGAGCGCCTGCGCACGATCCTGAGCGATGCGGGACTTTATGCCCGCGATCCGGCTGCCTTTACCGCCGCCACCACCGCGCTGGAAAAGGCACAGGCCGACCTGACGGCGGCGGAAGAACGCTGGCTTGAGCTGGAAATGCTGCGCGAGACGCTTCAGTCTTCCTGA
- a CDS encoding sigma-70 family RNA polymerase sigma factor — MLSLLPQLRGFARFLTGQPAAADDLVQETVLRALAALDQFTPGTSMKAWLYTIARNLFYEQVRHRRREHDVMSDYALRPDRPESTMAEGGADTLRDLDGAIWRLSPRLREALVLVGVQEMTYVEAAAVCGVTVGTIKARVSRARLQIMQYMRTDGAGGGT; from the coding sequence ATGCTCTCCCTTCTGCCGCAACTGCGTGGTTTTGCCCGATTCCTGACCGGACAGCCCGCAGCGGCGGACGATCTGGTGCAGGAAACCGTGCTGCGCGCGCTCGCGGCGCTTGACCAGTTCACGCCGGGCACCAGCATGAAGGCATGGCTGTACACCATCGCGCGCAACCTGTTTTACGAGCAGGTGCGCCACAGGCGGCGTGAACATGACGTGATGTCGGACTATGCCCTGCGTCCCGACCGCCCCGAAAGCACGATGGCGGAAGGCGGGGCGGACACCCTGCGCGACCTGGATGGCGCGATCTGGCGGCTTTCGCCCCGCCTGCGTGAGGCGCTGGTTTTGGTTGGCGTACAGGAAATGACCTATGTCGAGGCCGCCGCCGTATGCGGCGTGACGGTTGGCACCATCAAGGCCCGTGTCTCGCGCGCGCGGCTGCAGATCATGCAGTACATGCGTACCGACGGGGCCGGGGGCGGGACATAG
- a CDS encoding response regulator, with translation MPLSRRQDLLRALPYARRYARALCGSQSSGDLLVAESLRELMAVDDPSMPPRLRLYQWISRQHAAHAGEHEQAVGMPALARKLLLLTSLEELPVADAAQVLSLSPAQAETMLEDAHVRLRSCAQTSVLIIEDEPIIAMDIEELVRQCGHTIAGVASSEAEAVRLARETRPGLILADINLGDGGDGMHAVSSILQHQDIPIIFVTAYPERLLTGDTIEPAFVITKPFEPLTLAVSTYQAVSGGVSLN, from the coding sequence ATGCCGCTATCACGGCGTCAAGACCTGCTTCGCGCCCTGCCCTATGCCCGGCGCTATGCCCGCGCATTATGTGGCAGCCAGTCCAGCGGCGACCTGCTGGTAGCCGAAAGCCTGCGTGAACTCATGGCGGTGGATGATCCTTCCATGCCACCAAGGCTGCGTCTTTACCAATGGATCTCGCGCCAGCACGCGGCGCATGCGGGGGAACATGAACAGGCGGTCGGCATGCCAGCGCTCGCGCGCAAGCTGCTCCTGCTGACATCGCTTGAGGAACTGCCCGTGGCGGATGCCGCGCAGGTCCTGTCCCTGTCACCCGCGCAGGCGGAAACCATGCTGGAGGACGCCCATGTCCGCCTGCGCTCGTGCGCGCAGACCAGCGTACTGATCATCGAGGACGAACCCATCATCGCGATGGATATCGAGGAACTGGTCCGCCAGTGCGGCCATACCATAGCCGGCGTCGCCAGCAGCGAGGCCGAGGCCGTCCGCCTGGCACGCGAAACCCGCCCGGGACTGATCCTCGCCGATATCAACCTGGGTGACGGGGGGGACGGGATGCACGCCGTCTCCAGCATCCTGCAGCACCAGGACATTCCCATCATCTTCGTGACCGCCTATCCCGAACGCCTGCTGACGGGGGACACCATCGAGCCGGCCTTCGTCATCACCAAGCCCTTCGAGCCGCTCACGCTTGCGGTCTCCACCTATCAGGCCGTTTCCGGCGGTGTGTCACTGAACTGA
- a CDS encoding sigma-70 family RNA polymerase sigma factor produces the protein MTSSFHDEMIAILPRLRVQALSLTRNRAAADDLVQDAVCNALAAQHSFTPGTNFSAWMHRILRNRFISDLRKKRETGNIDDVPAAAMAGSGAHEERLVVKELAEAMGRLPADQREALVLVVMQGMSYDELAAATGCAVGTAKSRVFRARRQLATWLYGEERDMSTVELRGAVQRLRSRVEEQAVASF, from the coding sequence ATGACCAGCAGCTTTCATGACGAGATGATTGCAATCCTGCCCCGCCTGCGTGTCCAGGCCCTGTCGCTCACGCGCAACCGTGCGGCGGCGGATGATCTGGTGCAGGATGCCGTGTGCAACGCGCTTGCCGCACAGCACAGCTTCACGCCTGGCACCAACTTTTCCGCGTGGATGCACCGCATCCTGCGCAACCGTTTCATTTCCGACCTGCGCAAGAAGCGCGAGACCGGCAACATCGATGACGTGCCCGCCGCCGCCATGGCGGGCAGCGGCGCGCATGAAGAACGCCTGGTGGTCAAGGAACTGGCCGAAGCCATGGGGCGCCTGCCCGCCGACCAGCGTGAGGCGCTGGTGCTGGTGGTGATGCAGGGCATGAGCTACGATGAACTGGCCGCCGCCACCGGCTGCGCCGTCGGCACCGCCAAGAGCCGCGTGTTCCGTGCGCGCCGGCAGTTGGCCACCTGGCTCTATGGTGAAGAGCGCGACATGTCGACCGTGGAACTGCGCGGTGCGGTGCAGCGCCTGCGCTCCCGGGTGGAGGAACAGGCCGTGGCATCGTTCTGA